One Cervus canadensis isolate Bull #8, Minnesota chromosome 13, ASM1932006v1, whole genome shotgun sequence DNA segment encodes these proteins:
- the KIAA2013 gene encoding uncharacterized protein KIAA2013 homolog isoform X1, with protein MWLQQRLKGLPGLLSSSWARRLLCLLGLLVLLLWFAGSGARRAAGGLQLLPWPHGEPGAAEPSACLEAATHAWRSLRERGEAVPLGPGVPSLVANGFLALDVVANRLWVTPGEREPAVAPDFVPFVQLRPLSPLPEAGESVLLLREGLLRRVRCLQLGTSGPGPVAPGPGPASASGLLTGSGRDCVLLQEDFLAHRGRPHVYLQRIQLNNPTERVAALQTVGPTAGPAPRAFTSTLEKVGDHQFLLYSGRSPPVPTGLVHLVVVAAKKLVDRLQVAPKAQLDETVLWVVHVSGPLNPQVLKSKAAKELKVLQDLARKEMLELLEMPAAELLQDHQRLWAQLFSPGVEMKKITDAHTPSGLTVNLTLYYMLSCSPAPLLSPDLSHRERDQMESTLNYEDHCFSGHATMHAENLWPGRLSSVQQILQLWDLWRLTLQKRGCKGLVRAGAPGILQGMVLSFGGLQFTENHLQFQADPDVLHNSYALHGIRYKNDHINLAVLADAEGKPYLHVSVESRGQLVKIYACEAGCLDEPVELTSAPQGHTFSVMVTQPITPLLYISTDLTHLQDLRHTLHLKAILAHDEHMAQQDPGLPFLFWFSVASLITLFHLFLFKLIYNEYCGPGAKPFFRNKEDPSV; from the exons ATGTGGCTGCAGCAGCGGCTTAAGGGGCTGCCGGGACTGCTGTCGAGCAGCTGGGCCCGCCGCCTACTCTGCCTGCTCGGCCTCCTGGTGCTGCTTCTCTGGTTCGCGGGCTCCGGggcgcggcgggcggcgggcggcctGCAGCTGCTGCCCTGGCCCCACGGCGAGCCGGGCGCTGCCGAGCCCTCTGCCTGTCTGGAGGCGGCCACCCACGCCTGGCGCAGCCTGCGGGAGCGGGGCGAGGCTGTGCCCCTGGGCCCTGGAGTGCCATCTCTGGTGGCCAACGGCTTTCTGGCCCTGGACGTGGTCGCCAACCGGCTGTGGGTGACCCCTGGGGAGCGGGAGCCCGCCGTGGCGCCGGACTTCGTGCCCTTCGTGCAGCTGCGCCCGCTGAGCCCGCTCCCTGAAGCTGGGGAGTCAGTGTTGCTTCTGCGGGAAGGGCTGCTGCGGCGAGTACGTTGCTTGCAGCTGGGGACCTCGGGTCCCGGCCCTGTGGCCCCCGGCCCGGGCCCCGCCTCGGCCTCTGGCCTGCTCACGGGATCCGGCCGAGACTGCGTGCTGCTGCAGGAGGACTTTCTCGCTCACCGTGGCCGACCCCACGTCTATCTGCAGCGCATCCAGCTCAACAACCCCACGGAACGCGTGGCCGCGCTGCAGACTGTGGGGCCCACTGCCGGCCCGGCCCCCAGGGCCTTCACCAGCACCCTGGAGAAGGTCGGAGACCATCAGTTCCTCCTCTACTCTGGCCGGTCCCCGCCTGTTCCCACGGGGCTGGTGCACCTGGTGGTGGTGGCCGCCAAGAAGTTAGTGGACCGTCTCCAGGTGGCTCCCAAGGCGCAGCTGGACGAGACTGTGCTGTGGGTGGTACACGTTTCTGGCCCCCTTAACCCCCAGGTGCTCAAAAGCAAagcagccaaggagctcaaggtgCTCCAGGACTTGGCTCGGAAGGAAATGCTGGAGCTCTTGGAGATGCCAGCAGCTGAGCTGCTCCAGGATCACCAGCGCCTCTGGGCTCAGCTCTTCAGTCCAG GTGTGGAAATGAAGAAGATCACTGATGCCCATACTCCATCTGGCCTGACCGTGAACCTGACGCTGTACTACATGCTGTCCTGCTCCCCGGCCCCGCTGCTCAGCCCCGACCTGAGCCACAGGGAGCGGGACCAGATGGAGTCGACGCTCAACTACGAAGATCACTGCTTCAGCGGCCATGCCACCATGCACGCTGAGAACCTCTGGCCAGGCCGCCTATCCTCCGTCCAGCAGATCCTGCAGCTCTGGGACCTGTGGAGGCTGACCCTGCAGAAGCGCGGCTGCAAGGGGCTGGTGCGGGCGGGCGCCCCCGGCATCCTTCAGGGCATGGTGCTCAGCTTCGGCGGCCTGCAGTTCACCGAGAACCACCTCCAGTTCCAAGCCGACCCTGACGTACTGCACAACAGCTACGCCCTGCACGGCATCCGCTACAAGAACGACCACATCAACCTGGCCGTGCTCGCAGACGCTGAGGGCAAGCCGTACTTGCACGTGTCTGTAGAGTCCCGAGGCCAGCTCGTCAAGATCTACGCCTGCGAAGCGGGCTGCCTGGACGAGCCTGTGGAGCTGACCTCGGCGCCCCAGGGCCACACCTTCTCGGTCATGGTGACACAGCCCATCACGCCGCTGCTCTACATCTCGACCGACCTCACGCACCTGCAAGACCTGCGGCACACGCTGCACCTCAAGGCCATCCTGGCCCACGACGAGCACATGGCCCAGCAGGACCCAGGGCTGCCCTTCCTCTTCTGGTTCAGCGTGGCCTCCCTCATCACCCTcttccaccttttcctcttcaAGCTCATCTACAATGAGTACTGTGGGCCTGGCGCCAAGCCCTTCTTCAGGAATAAG GAAGATCCCAGTGTCTGA
- the KIAA2013 gene encoding uncharacterized protein KIAA2013 homolog isoform X2, protein MSWKRPVFHRPRSDSFGLGITEEPVAHPPAAPARSLLRPRLLWGPLAPLPPPASFPSVAKDSAALDGRCCLTAGGNREGGGSSCGGCRGACEWSRGGRCGPGPASASGLLTGSGRDCVLLQEDFLAHRGRPHVYLQRIQLNNPTERVAALQTVGPTAGPAPRAFTSTLEKVGDHQFLLYSGRSPPVPTGLVHLVVVAAKKLVDRLQVAPKAQLDETVLWVVHVSGPLNPQVLKSKAAKELKVLQDLARKEMLELLEMPAAELLQDHQRLWAQLFSPGVEMKKITDAHTPSGLTVNLTLYYMLSCSPAPLLSPDLSHRERDQMESTLNYEDHCFSGHATMHAENLWPGRLSSVQQILQLWDLWRLTLQKRGCKGLVRAGAPGILQGMVLSFGGLQFTENHLQFQADPDVLHNSYALHGIRYKNDHINLAVLADAEGKPYLHVSVESRGQLVKIYACEAGCLDEPVELTSAPQGHTFSVMVTQPITPLLYISTDLTHLQDLRHTLHLKAILAHDEHMAQQDPGLPFLFWFSVASLITLFHLFLFKLIYNEYCGPGAKPFFRNKEDPSV, encoded by the exons atgagCTGGAAGCGTCCAGTCTTCCACAGACCCCGATCGGACTCCTTCGGACTTGGCATTACCGAAGAACCGGTGGCCCATCCCCCGGCGGCGCCCGCCCGCTCCTTGCTGCGGCCCCGCCTCCTGTGGGGCCCGCTCGCTCCCCTTCCTCCACCCGCCTCTTTTCCATCTGTCGCAAAAGATTCGGCGGCGCTTGACGGCCGGTGTTGTTTGACGGCCGGAGGGAACcgagaaggaggaggaagcagctGTGGTGGCTGCCGCGGCGCCTGTGAGTGGAGCCGGGGTGGGCGCTGCGGT CCGGGCCCCGCCTCGGCCTCTGGCCTGCTCACGGGATCCGGCCGAGACTGCGTGCTGCTGCAGGAGGACTTTCTCGCTCACCGTGGCCGACCCCACGTCTATCTGCAGCGCATCCAGCTCAACAACCCCACGGAACGCGTGGCCGCGCTGCAGACTGTGGGGCCCACTGCCGGCCCGGCCCCCAGGGCCTTCACCAGCACCCTGGAGAAGGTCGGAGACCATCAGTTCCTCCTCTACTCTGGCCGGTCCCCGCCTGTTCCCACGGGGCTGGTGCACCTGGTGGTGGTGGCCGCCAAGAAGTTAGTGGACCGTCTCCAGGTGGCTCCCAAGGCGCAGCTGGACGAGACTGTGCTGTGGGTGGTACACGTTTCTGGCCCCCTTAACCCCCAGGTGCTCAAAAGCAAagcagccaaggagctcaaggtgCTCCAGGACTTGGCTCGGAAGGAAATGCTGGAGCTCTTGGAGATGCCAGCAGCTGAGCTGCTCCAGGATCACCAGCGCCTCTGGGCTCAGCTCTTCAGTCCAG GTGTGGAAATGAAGAAGATCACTGATGCCCATACTCCATCTGGCCTGACCGTGAACCTGACGCTGTACTACATGCTGTCCTGCTCCCCGGCCCCGCTGCTCAGCCCCGACCTGAGCCACAGGGAGCGGGACCAGATGGAGTCGACGCTCAACTACGAAGATCACTGCTTCAGCGGCCATGCCACCATGCACGCTGAGAACCTCTGGCCAGGCCGCCTATCCTCCGTCCAGCAGATCCTGCAGCTCTGGGACCTGTGGAGGCTGACCCTGCAGAAGCGCGGCTGCAAGGGGCTGGTGCGGGCGGGCGCCCCCGGCATCCTTCAGGGCATGGTGCTCAGCTTCGGCGGCCTGCAGTTCACCGAGAACCACCTCCAGTTCCAAGCCGACCCTGACGTACTGCACAACAGCTACGCCCTGCACGGCATCCGCTACAAGAACGACCACATCAACCTGGCCGTGCTCGCAGACGCTGAGGGCAAGCCGTACTTGCACGTGTCTGTAGAGTCCCGAGGCCAGCTCGTCAAGATCTACGCCTGCGAAGCGGGCTGCCTGGACGAGCCTGTGGAGCTGACCTCGGCGCCCCAGGGCCACACCTTCTCGGTCATGGTGACACAGCCCATCACGCCGCTGCTCTACATCTCGACCGACCTCACGCACCTGCAAGACCTGCGGCACACGCTGCACCTCAAGGCCATCCTGGCCCACGACGAGCACATGGCCCAGCAGGACCCAGGGCTGCCCTTCCTCTTCTGGTTCAGCGTGGCCTCCCTCATCACCCTcttccaccttttcctcttcaAGCTCATCTACAATGAGTACTGTGGGCCTGGCGCCAAGCCCTTCTTCAGGAATAAG GAAGATCCCAGTGTCTGA